AAGTAAAAAATCTAAAAATGTAACGTATCCTACTATTATATTACAATAGTTGTAGTACTTAACCTACTGAGATTGTAGCACATATCCTACATACAATAAGTTTAATATGTTATACGTTGTTTAATATAGTAAAACCAAACCACCTGTGAAGGTAGGATGGAATATGCAATATGTAACATAATATTAAATAACCTGTCAGGCGGCACTGGTTACAAAGTTGGATATCATTGCTTAGATACTGGAGGGGGTTTACAAAATGAAAAAATATTTACTTATTATGTTCCTGGTAGCATTTATTGGTTTTTCCACTCTTGCCCATGCAGCGCTGCATGACCGGGGAAGAGGCCTCATCTATGACGATGTTCTGAATATCACCTGGCTTAAGGACGCAAACTATGCACATACATCGGGCTATAACGGACCAGGGATTCTCGGAGGTGGTTCGTTTTATGGAATGACTCCTGATGGGCCGACTGCTGCCCAGGCAGTAGCCTATGCCAAAATTTGGGCTGATAACCTGGTCTATGGAGGTTACGATGATTGGCGGCTTGCAAAAGCCCTGCCGGTTAATGGGGTTGACTATAATTATGCGCGCCCAAACGATGGTTCATCCGACAATGGTTTTAACATCAGTGCGCCAGGTAGCATGTATCCAGGCAGTACTGCCAGCGAAATTGCCTATATGTTCTATGTCAACCTCGAGAACAAGGGTTACTTCGATGTCTCCGGGAATTTTCAAAGCGACTATGGTCTCAAAAACACTAAATATTTTATTAACATCCAGAATAGCATCATGGGCGATACATATTGGATGGATATTGTGACTTCACCAGAATCAAGCATGGTTGGTTACTTCAACTTTTATTACGGCAGCCAGATGGTAGGTAATACAACACACATGAGCGGCTATGCCTGGGCTGTGCGAGACGGAGACGTTGCTCCGGTGCCGCTTCCTGGCGCAATCCTCCTTTTTGCCCCGGGTCTTGTCGGACTTTTCGCCTTTAAAAAAAGGGCGCAGCAAGACAGCCGGGCTATAGAAACAAATTCACATGATCTGAGGAGGTAAGCATGAAGCGCTTCATTGCCGGTGTTCTGGTTACACTATTATTTGGTTTTTCCACTCTTGCCCATGCAGCGCTGCATGACCGGGGAAGAGGTCTAATCTATGACGATGTTCTGAATATCACCTGGCTTCAGGATGCCGATTATGCCATGACAACAAGTTATGCCACCGGAGATGGTTGTATGATGTGGTCATACGCCAAAGAGTGGGTCGATAATCTGGTCTATGCAGGCTACTCCGGCTGGCGTCTGCCGAGAACCCTGCCGCTTGATGGGGTCCAGTATAGCGATACCGGGTACATTTATCTTAACGGCAGAGGAGATTATGCGTTTAACATCAGCGCACCGGGGACGCCTTATGCGGGCAGCACTGCCAGTGAGTTGGCCTATATGTTCTACAACAACCTTGGAAACAATGCGTTCTTTGATATTTACGGTTACTCCCGAGCGGTCGGAGACTATGGTCTTATTCATACCGGCCAATTTACCAATTTCGGGCCGGATATAAAAAATGTCTGGTACTGGTCGGAGAGCAACGATAGCAATGCAGTTACGGGGTGGACCTTCTACCTCTCAATCGGCTTGCAGGCCCCGGGCCATTCAGGCGAGTTCTACAACAACGGCTATGCCTGGGCTGTGCATGACGGGGATATCGGTGCCCCAGTGCCGATTCCAGGCGCAATTCTATTATTTGCTCCCGGTCTTGCCGGTCTTGCAGCAATAAGGAGAAGATTCGCAAAGTAATCATACATAATCAATTATTATGGCAGGGTCAAATGGCCCTGCCTTTTTTTGTTCGTCTGATCTTCCCCCTTCTACTATTAGACGAACAGTCTCAACTTTAAATTCCCTGTCGAACTTTCTTTTTCCATCTGCCATACAAACCTCCTGGTTTATTATAATACCCAGGCCTTTCGGCGTATTCATTATTTTGGGGGAAGATTATTCTCCCTTTTCCCACTGTACACTCCCTCCTTATAGTTAGTCGAGAGTGTCCACTTTATTGGGGGAGGTACGCGATTCGCTGCAAGCCGTGGTTATAGTTCATTTTGTCGGTTTTATTCCAAGGTCTTTGCATATTTTTCTTGCAAGACTGTCATCGATTTCGGTGTGTCTCGGTACCGATGAGCGTTTGTTTAGGTTTGTATTGCCCCACCAAGAATGTCGGTGGCCTTCTCTAATGAATTCACAACCGTGCGCTCGAAGGTGTTTTAATAGATCGGTTCTTTTCATGCGGAGACAGCAATTCTTTCTTCTTCATACTCAGTACCGGCGGAGGCTATAGCATCTTGGCGGTTAAATTCGATGGCTTCGTGCAACGTCACACGAAGGCTTTCCATCAGTTCCTCACGGCTATGTTCCTGGCAGTTTATGCCTGGAACTTCCTCTATCCATCCTATCCACCAATCCCCTTGCTGTTTTACTATTGCGGTATATTGGGTATCCATTCAATATCCCTCCTTTGATCTAAGTATAACCTAAATCAATCTCTGTTGAAATTTATTTAATTTTTTGCCATAACGGGCTGGGTCAGACACGAGGCCTGATTTCAGGCCGATTGTCTGCATCCGGTAGTTATGTTCCGGTCATATGATCCTAACTCTCAGCACCCTTATCCCCGCCTCCTTTGCAGCGAGACGAAGTTGCTCATCATAGGACGGTGCCAGAATTATCCCTTTAACTTCTTTACCGTTTTGTTGTGCCCACTTTTCCCGTATGTAACCCATGTACCGAAGTATTTGTCCAACAACGTCGTCGGATGACCGAGTGGCTTTAAGTTCAAGAACTACATAGTTGCCCTTTTCATCCAGGCATATCAGGTCAGTTCTTCCAATTCCTATTTCGAGACTGCATTGCTGCTCAATATCGTTTCCTGCCAATCGGAGCTTAAGTTGCGAGAGATTAGCTTTGACTGCCTCTTCAACACCGGATTCCAGCACAAAAAAGTTGCCGTCAGCTTCACCGTAACCAAGATTCCTATATATCTTCAGG
This is a stretch of genomic DNA from Pseudomonadota bacterium. It encodes these proteins:
- a CDS encoding transposase, yielding MADGKRKFDREFKVETVRLIVEGGRSDEQKKAGPFDPAIIIDYV
- a CDS encoding type II toxin-antitoxin system HicA family toxin translates to MKRTDLLKHLRAHGCEFIREGHRHSWWGNTNLNKRSSVPRHTEIDDSLARKICKDLGIKPTK
- a CDS encoding type II toxin-antitoxin system HicB family antitoxin, which produces MDTQYTAIVKQQGDWWIGWIEEVPGINCQEHSREELMESLRVTLHEAIEFNRQDAIASAGTEYEEERIAVSA
- a CDS encoding endonuclease NucS, which produces MSNIWIFSNRVEGYKEDSDWDTSTIVKRRRYYFKASEKNRGKVEKGDTVLFREYGSGFWGTCKISGNWVEDKKALEKYPVKAGWFPIDGIDKWKATLPYEIIRSELTNQNHRLRIAAATEEDKQKIELALKIYRNLGYGEADGNFFVLESGVEEAVKANLSQLKLRLAGNDIEQQCSLEIGIGRTDLICLDEKGNYVVLELKATRSSDDVVGQILRYMGYIREKWAQQNGKEVKGIILAPSYDEQLRLAAKEAGIRVLRVRII